A genomic window from Populus alba chromosome 19, ASM523922v2, whole genome shotgun sequence includes:
- the LOC118056555 gene encoding putative disease resistance protein RGA1, translating to MTEAILVSITDRILGKLGNLALQEIGLIWGVKDELEKLRNTASVIKAIFLDAEEQQTKSHEVRDWLQKLKDAIYDADDLLDDFSTEMLQQQLMMQDKKKIEVCAFFSKIKKTAYGFSMSPKIKAIRERLNDIASDRSKFHLTDHPRQMPSVSVERKQTHSFVCVEEVVGREDDKLAIVELLLHSNTEENVSVIPVVGIGGLGKTTLVQLVYNSEKIRRHFELRIWVCVSDVFDVKLIVQKILESATNTKCDGLEMDSLLTRLGKEIDGKKFLLILDDVWNDNRERWLKLRDLLMGGARGSKVVVTTRTQLIATITGTAKPYFLRSLSEDESWSLFEKSAFKQGKEFENTRLVAIGKEVVKKCAGVPLAIRTMGSLLYCKDTETEWLSFKDRDLSMIPQNENDILPILKLSYELLPPCLKSCFAYCSLFPKDYEINKQTLIKLWMAQGFLQPADGMQHPEEVGHQCFMDLARRSFFQDFEYGEWGDVVSCRMHDLMHDLALLVGGSESSTVDSNAENIRERIRHVSLDFELDSSQKIPPSLFKANKIRTFVLPVQPVHRKILNQAPHDTIISSFRCLRALDFHNTGVDIVPNSIRKLKHLRYLDLSKNEDLKRLPRCITRLKNLQTLKLSSCKRLESLPSHISKMISLRHLEIDHCTGLTHMPNGLGQLTALQTLTQFVVGKYGTSPDLSARLRDLNGLNDLRGELKISKLEKLKVSAAESREANLKGKENLEVLRLEWTRGVNDDRVIDEDEVLLESFQPHSNLKEFHIYGYRAGKFPSWMVLNLSLLLPNLQEIIIWRCYRCLELPMFSQLPMLKVLKLEEVTALEYIENSSNGSSSLFSVRGNLSKRGKREEKSALFFPNLQELRLFDLRNFKGWWREEVSVVNNDEATVETTTKTSGISLPSVAAGEEKQQPLQQQLVLPSFPCLSKLTIGHCPNLSNLPLHPFLNEVEFKDVNAGLVQWSMVGLASIEGSSASGRNTSLPSFPSTLKLKHLCIDSVMDLVSMSQLGLQNLTCLEHLTIENCPNLSSLPEESFRGLRSLRFLSIRGCGSLTSLSLGLQYLTSLEELEIEECRALDMSDCDEENSLQFRGLKSLRRLKIGYMPQLESIPDGIHEAKSLQDLKIEGCVALKTLPEWIHELKLLQRLDISDCPELNSLPQGCMNALQILEIYNCPKLLRICETRTSMDWPFIAHIPHVYVDRKKITMHAADISSLGII from the exons ATGACAGAAGCTATTTTGGTCAGTATTACTGATAGAATCTTGGGAAAACTAGGGAACCTGGCCCTGCAAGAGATAGGACTGATATGGGGTGTTAAGGACGAGCTTGAAAAACTAAGGAATACTGCTTCTGTTATCAAAGCAATATTTCTTGATGCAGAGGAGCAGCAAACAAAAAGCCATGAGGTTAGAGATTGGCTCCAAAAGCTTAAAGATGCAATTTATGATGCAGATGATTTGCTGGATGATTTCTCCACGGAAATGTTGCAACAGCAGCTGATGATGCAGGATAAGAAGAAGATAGAGGTATGTGCTTTCTTTTCGAAGATAAAGAAGACTGCATATGGTTTTAGCATGTCTCCTAAGATTAAGGCAATTAGGGAGAGACTGAATGACATAGCTTCAGACAGAAGCAAATTCCATTTGACAGACCACCCCAGACAGATGCCTAGTGTTAGTGTAGAGAGGAAGCAGACTCATTCTTTTGTTTGCGTTGAAGAAGTTGTGGGGAGAGAGGATGATAAATTGGCCATTGTAGAATTGCTGTTGCACTCTAACACTGAGGAGAATGTTTCTGTTATACCAGTAGTTGGCATTGGGGGGCTAGGAAAGACTACTCTTGTGCAGCTCGTTTACAATTCTGAGAAAATACGAAGGCATTTTGAGCTAAGAATTTGGGTGTGTGTTTCTGATGTTTTTGATGTGAAGTTAATAGTTCAAAAAATTTTGGAATCTGCAACTAATACTAAATGTGATGGCCTCGAAATGGATTCCTTGTTAACTCGTCTTGGAAAAGAAATAGATGGCAAGAAATTTTTGCTTATTTTGGATGATGTATGGAATGATAACCGTGAGAGATGGCTAAAACTGAGGGATCTGTTAATGGGTGGAGCAAGGGGGAGTAAGGTTGTGGTGACGACACGCACTCAGTTGATCGCAACGATTACTGGCACAGCTAAACCATACTTCCTCAGAAGTCTTTCTGAAGATGAGTCGTGGTCTTTGTTTGAGAAGTCAGCTTTCAAACAAGGGAAAGAATTTGAGAATACAAGGCTTGTAGCAATCGGAAAGGAGGTTGTTAAGAAATGTGCGGGAGTTCCCCTCGCCATAAGGACCATGGGAAGCCTTCTTTACTGCAAGGATACAGAAACTGAGTGGCTCTCTTTTAAAGACAGAGATCTTTCCATGATACCTCAAAATGAGAATGACATTTTACCGATCTTGAAGTTGAGCTATGAGCTACTTCCGCCATGCTTGAAGAGTTGCTTTGCTTACTGTTCCTTGTTCCCCAAGGACTACGAAATTAATAAGCAAACACTGATAAAACTCTGGATGGCACAAGGTTTTCTGCAGCCAGCCGATGGAATGCAACATCCTGAGGAAGTCGGTCATCAGTGTTTCATGGATTTAGCTCGGCGATCCTTCTTCCAAGATTTCGAGTATGGTGAATGGGGTGATGTGGTGAGTTGCAGAATGCACGATCTGATGCATGACCTTGCCCTGTTAGTTGGTGGAAGTGAGAGCTCTACAGTCGATTCTAATGCAGAAAATATACGTGAAAGAATTCGTCATGTATCCCTTGACTTTGAATTAGATTCATCGCAGAAAATCCCCCCCTCTTTGTTCAAAGCAAACAAAATTCGGACATTTGTGCTGCCTGTGCAACCAGTTCATCGTAAAATACTGAATCAGGCTCCCCATGATACAATTATTTCCAGTTTCAGGTGCTTGCGTGCATTAGATTTTCATAACACAGGGGTTGACATTGTGCCTAATTCAATCCGTAAGTTGAAGCATTTGCGGTATCTTGATCTCTCCAAGAACGAAGATCTAAAAAGACTCCCCCGTTGCATTACCAGACTGAAGAATTTGCAGACACTCAAGCTCTCTTCCTGCAAAAGGTTAGAATCATTGCCAAGTCACATCAGTAAAATGATCAGTCTTAGGCATCTTGAGATTGACCATTGTACTGGTTTGACGCACATGCCAAATGGTCTGGGGCAACTAACCGCTCTTCAGACATTAACACAATTTGTAGTTGGCAAGTATGGCACCTCCCCTGATCTCAGTGCACGCCTGAGGGACTTAAATGGCCTCAACGACCTACGAGGAGAGTTAAAAATTTCAAAGCTGGAAAAATTGAAGGTTTCTGCAGCGGAATCAAGGGAAGCGAATTTGAAGGGAAAAGAGAACTTGGAGGTCTTGAGATTAGAATGGACCAGAGGAGTTAATGATGACAGAGTTATTGATGAAGATGAAGTGTTGCTAGAAAGCTTTCAGCCACATTCTAATCTTAAGGAGTTTCACATTTACGGGTATAGAGCTGGAAAGTTTCCAAGTTGGATGGTGCTTAACTTGTCTTTATTGCTCCCGAATCTTCAGGAGATCATCATATGGAGGTGTTACAGATGCTTAGAGCTCCCGATGTTTAGTCAGCTACCTATGCTCAAGGTTCTGAAACTTGAAGAGGTTACGGCTCTGGAGTACATCGAGAATAGCAGCAATGGGTCTTCTTCATTGTTTTCAGTCAGGGGCAATCTATccaagagaggaaaaagagaagaaaaatcggCACTGTTCTTCCCAAACCTACAAGAACTTCGACTCTTTGACTTGCGTAACTTCAAGGGATGGTGGAGGGAAGAAGTTTCTGTGGTTAATAATGATGAAGCAACAGTAGAAACGACAACCAAAACATCAGGAATATCACTTCCATCAGTAGCAGCCGGCGAGGAGAAGCAACAGCCACTACAGCAGCAGCTAGTTCTGCCGTCATTTCCTTGCCTTTCAAAATTAACTATTGGCCACTGTCCAAATCTATCAAACTTGCCATTGCATCCATTTCTTAATGAAGTGGAGTTCAAGGATGTGAATGCTGGCCTGGTGCAGTGGTCAATGGTGGGTCTTGCTTCAATAGAAGGGAGTTCAGCATCAGGAAGAAACACTTCACTTCCTTCCTTCCCCTCCACTCTTAAACTGAAGCATCTGTGTATTGACAGCGTCATGGATCTTGTTTCAATGTCACAGCTAGGACTCCAAAACCTCACTTGCCTTGAGCATCTAACCATAGAGAATTGTCCAAATCTGTCATCTCTTCCAGAGGAAAGTTTTAGGGGTTTAAGGTCACTCCGTTTTCTCTCCATTCGTGGCTGTGGAAGCCTAACGTCACTGTCCCTGGGATTGCAATATCTCACATCCCTCGAAGAGCTTGAAATCGAAGAGTGCAGAGCACTTGACATGTCAGATTGCGATGAAGAGAACAGCTTGCAATTTCGAGGACTGAAGAGCCTTCGGAGACTGAAAATCGGATATATGCCACAATTAGAATCTATACCGGACGGAATTCATGAAGCTAAATCGTTGCAAGATTTAAAGATTGAAGGCTGTGTTGCCTTGAAAACTTTGCCAGAGTGGATTCATGAACTCAAATTACTTCAAAGGCTTGACATTTCTGATTGTCCCGAGCTCAATTCTCTACCACAGGGTTGCATGAACGCATTGCAAATTTTGGAAATCTACAACTGTCCCAAGTTGCTGAGAATATGCGAAACGAGAACAAGCATGGACTGGCCTTTTATCGCCCACATCCCTCATGTCTATGTTGACCGGAAAAAGATTACGATGCATGCTGCTGATATCTCAAGCTT AGGTATAATCTGA
- the LOC118056649 gene encoding uncharacterized protein, protein MSLEKHTMTTSLLNKPFFSFFLHILFLLLHIFSSSSFFALAEHTSSTTSPFGNNNTEAEALLQWKASLDNQSQSLLSSWVGISPCINWIGITCGNYGSVTNLTLESFGLRGTLDDFNFSAFRNLFVLDLANNSLSGTIPHEIGKLKNLFFLVLYENQLSGSIPSSIGNLTSLSILYLWGNKLSGSIPQEIELLESLNKLDLSINVLTGRIPYSIGKLRNLSHLGLSRNQLFGPIPSSIGNLTSLSKLYIWDNKLSGSIPQEIGLLESLNQLDLSSNVLTGKIPYSIGKLRNLSILGLSRNQLSGPIPSSIGNLTSLFKFYLWNNKLSGSIPQEIGLLESLNDLDLSNNVLTDRIPYSIGKLRSLSFLNLYDNPLSGIIPSSIGNMTMLTILYLSHNNLSGCLPSEIGQLKLLVDLRLHDNKFHGPLPSEMNNLTHLKDLSLGINEFTGHLPVDLCHGGVLENFTLCYNYFSGSIPKSLKNCTGLYRVRLEWNQLTGNISEAFGVYPHLDYIDLSYNNFYGELSSKWGDCRNMTSLKISNNNVSGEIPPELGKATQLQLIDLSSNQLKGAIPKDLGVLKLLYKLLLNNNHLLGAIPLDIIMLSNLQFLNLASNNLSGSIPKQLGECSNLLLLNLSGNNFRESIPGEIGFILSLRDLDLSCNFLTREIPRQLGQLQMLETLNVSHNMLSGRIPSTFKDMLSLTTVDISSNKLQGPIPDIKAFHNASFEALKDNMGICGNASGLKPCNLPRSSKTVKRKSNKLVVLIVLPLLGSLLLVVVVIGALSILCKRARKRNVEPENEQDRNIFTILGHDGKKLYENIVEATEEFNSNYCIGEGGYGTVYKAVMPTEQVVAVKKLHQSQTEKLSDFKAFKKEVCVLANIRHRNIVKLYGFCSHAKHSFLVYEFIERGSLRKIITSEEQAIEFDWMRRLNVVKGVGGALSYLHHSCSPPIIHRDITSNNILLDLEYEAHVTDFGTARLLMPDSSNWTSFAGTFGYTAPELAYTMKVTEKCDVYSFGVVTMEVMTGRHPGDLISTLLSPGSSSSSSMRPIAQHTPLKDVLDQRILLPENAAAEGVVHMIKIALACLHPNPQSRPTMEKISFELTAKWPPLPKAFCTVSLGDLLIS, encoded by the exons ATGTCTCTTGAAAAACACACCATGACGACGTCCTTACTAAACAAAccattcttctccttctttctccaCATCCTGTTTTTGCTCCTTCACATATTCagctcttcttccttctttgcttTAGCTGAACACACTTCCTCCACAACTTCACCATTTGGTAATAATAATACAGAAGCTGAGGCTCTTCTCCAATGGAAAGCCAGTCTTGACAACCAAAGCCAATCTCTCCTTTCCTCTTGGGTCGGCATCAGCCCTTGCATTAACTGGATTGGAATCACCTGTGGAAATTATGGAAGCGTCACCAATTTGACACTTGAAAGTTTTGGCTTGAGAGGTACGCTTGATGATTTCAACTTCTCAGCCTTCCGTAATCTTTTTGTTCTTGACCTTGCGAACAATTCTCTTTCTGGAACCATCCCACatgaaattggaaaattaaaaaacttatttttccttgttcttTACGAGAACCAACTTTCTGGTtccatcccttcttctattggaaaCTTGACAAGCCTATCCATACTCTATCTTTGGggtaacaaactctctggttccATTCCTCAAGAAATTGAATTGCTAGAGTCTCTCAATAAACTTGACTTGTCAATTAATGTTTTAACCGGTAGAATCCCTTATTCCattggaaaattaagaaatttgtcTCACCTTGGTCTTTCTAGGAACCAACTCTTTGGTcccatcccttcttctattggaaaCTTGACAAGCCTATCTAAGCTTTATATTTGGgataacaaactctctggttccATTCCTCAGGAAATTGGGTTGCTAGAGTCTCTCAATCAACTTGACTTGTCAAGCAATGTTTTAACTGGTAAAATCCCTTATTCCattggaaaattaagaaatttatctaTCCTTGGTCTTTCTAGGAACCAGCTCTCTGGTcccatcccttcttctattggaaaCTTGACAAGCCTATTTAAGTTCTATCTTTGGAataacaaactctctggttccATTCCTCAGGAAATTGGGTTGCTAGAGTCTCTTAATGACCTTGACTTGTCAAATAATGTTTTAACTGATAGAATCCCTTACTCCATTGGAAAATTAAGaagtttatcttttcttaatctttACGATAACCCACTCTCTGGTAtcatcccttcttctattggtAACATGACAATGCTTACTATACTTTACCTTAGTCACAATAATTTATCTGGATGTCTTCCTTCAGAAATAGGACAACTTAAATTGCTTGTGGACTTGAGATTACATGACAACAAATTTCATGGCCCATTGCCCTCAGAGATGAACAATCTCACCCATTTGAAGGATTTGTCTTTGGGTATCAACGAATTCACGGGTCATTTACCAGTAGATTTATGCCATGGAGGAGTATTGGAAAACTTTACTCTTTGCTACAACTACTTCTCAGGTTCAATCCCGAAAAGCTTGAAGAATTGTACTGGTTTATACCGAGTAAGGCTTGAGTGGAATCAATTAACAGGAAATATTTCTGAGGCTTTTGGTGTCTATCCACATTTGGATTATATTGATTTGagttacaataatttttatggtgAGCTTTCTTCAAAATGGGGAGATTGTCGTAACATGACAAGcctaaaaatctcaaacaataaTGTTTCTGGTGAGATACCACCAGAGCTTGGGAAGGCTACTCAATTGCAATTGATAGATCTGTCATCAAATCAGTTAAAAGGAGCCATCCCAAAAGATTTAGGGGTTTTGAAGTTGTTGTACAAGCTTCTCCTTAACAACAACCATCTTTTAGGTGCCATTCCCTTAGATATTATCATGCTTTCCAATCTTCAATTCCTTAATTTAGCATCTAATAATCTGAGTGGATCGATTCCAAAACAACTTGGGGAATGCTCGAATTTATTGTTGCTGAACCTCAGCGGTAATAACTTTAGAGAAAGCATTCCAGGTGAGATAGGCTTTATCCTTTCTCTTCGAGATCTTGATCTTAGCTGCAATTTCCTGACTCGAGAGATACCGAGGCAACTTGGGCAACTGCAAATGTTGGAAACTCTGAATGTCTCTCACAACATGCTTTCTGGACGGATTCCGAGCACTTTCAAAGACATGTTAAGCTTAACAACTGTGGATATATCATCCAATAAGCTACAAGGCCCCATTCCCGATATCAAAGCCTTCCACAACGCTTCATTTGAGGCATTAAAGGATAATATGGGTATATGTGGCAACGCCAGTGGTCTAAAGCCGTGCAATCTTCCAAGAAGCAGCAAAACTGTTAAGAGAAAGAGCAACAAACTTGTGGTTTTGATTGTACTCCCTCTTTTAGGAAGCTTACTTTTAGTGGTTGTTGTGATTGGAGCTTTATCCATTCTCTGCAAAAGAGCTAGGAAGAGAAACGTTGAGCCAGAAAATGAACAAGATCGAAACATATTCACGATATTGGGCCATGATGGGAAGAAGTTGTATGAGAATATCGTTGAAGCTACAGAGGAATTCAACTCCAACTACTGCATTGGCGAAGGAGGATATGGAACTGTTTATAAAGCAGTGATGCCAACAGAACAGGTGGTTGCTGTGAAGAAACTTCACCAATCACAAACAGAAAAGTTGTCTGATTTTAAAGCTTTTAAAAAGGAAGTTTGTGTGTTGGCAAATATTCGACATCGAAATATTGTGAAATTGTATGGATTTTGCTCACATGCAAAGCATTCTTTTTTGGTTTACGAGTTCATTGAAAGAGGAAGCTTGAGAAAGATTATAACCAGTGAGGAACAAGCAATTGAGTTCGATTGGATGAGAAGGCTAAACGTTGTGAAAGGGGTGGGTGGAGCTTTATCCTATCTACACCATTCTTGCTCTCCTCCGATCATTCACCGAGACATTACCAGCAATAATATCCTTCTGGACTTGGAATATGAAGCACACGTCACCGACTTTGGCACAGCTAGACTATTGATGCCTGACTCATCCAATTGGACCTCATTTGCAGGTACTTTTGGATATACTGCTCCAG AGCTAGCTTACACAATGAAGGTGACTGAAAAATGCGATGTCTATAGCTTCGGAGTGGTAACAATGGAGGTGATGACAGGAAGGCACCCAGGCGATCTCATTTCAACACTCTTATCACCAggatcttcttcatcatcatcgaTGCGACCAATTGCTCAACATACACCATTGAAGGATGTGTTAGACCAACGCATATTGCTTCCTGAAAATGCAGCAGCAGAGGGCGTTGTCCACATGATAAAAATTGCACTTGCATGCTTGCATCCCAATCCCCAATCTCGGCCTACAatggaaaaaatttctttcGAGCTTACAGCTAAGTGGCCTCCACTGCCTAAGGCATTTTGCACAGTAAGTTTGGGAGATCTCTTAATCTCATAG
- the LOC118056590 gene encoding uncharacterized protein, translating into MAKTTTAPSHLTPFTQNHSFNSPPRTTISFWHRPTYPPSFALPINCHFVAPSCKTLKSNCRIVCKATEVSLTEESPSSGGENWVPVVPLTALPKGERRVIIQDGETILLLWYKDQVYAIENRSPAEGAYTEGLLNAKLTQDGCIVCPSTDSTFDLRTGAIKEWYPNNPVLRVLTPALRTLFVYPVKTDEENIYISIRGGVKSDVSAEIVFSGKAQPGVTASDVNVDEVRMVIDEGQEGFGFTSKNELINGQAAIIGFLFLIDFELLTGKGLLKGTGFLDFLYAASNAFN; encoded by the exons ATGGCCAAAACCACCACTGCTCCCTCCCATCTCACTCCTTTTACTCAAAACCACTCCTTCAACTCTCCACCTCGAACCACCATCTCTTTTTGGCACCGACCTACTTACCCTCCATCCTTTGCATTGCCCATAAACTGCCATTTTGTTGCTCCTTCATGTAAGACACTCAAGTCTAACTGTAGAATAGTGTGCAAGGCAACAGAGGTGTCGTTGACTGAAGAGTCACCGTCTTCTGGTGGAGAGAATTGGGTTCCAGTTGTGCCTCTGACTGCCCTGCCTAAGGGAGAAAGAAGAGTGATTATTCAAGATGGAGAGACTATACTGTTGCTATGGTATAAAGACCAGGTTTATGCTATTGAGAATCGGTCTCCTGCAGAAGGGGCTTATACTGAAGGTCTGCTTAATGCCAAGCTCACTCAG GATGGTTGCATAGTTTGTCCATCAACTGATAGCACTTTTGATCTTCGGACTGGAGCCATCAAAGAATGGTATCCAAATAACCCCGTGCTCAGAGTTCTCACACCTGCTCTGAGAACGCTTTTCGTGTATCCTGTGAAAACTGATGAAGAAAATATCTACATCAGTATCAGAGGAGGTGTAAAATCTGATGTGTCTGCTGAGATTGTCTTCAGTGGGAAGGCTCAACCTGGTGTGACAGCATCTGATGTCAACGTGGATGAG GTGAGAATGGTAATCGATGAGGGTCAAGAGGGGTTCGGTTTCACTAGCAAGAACGAATTGATAAATGGGCAGGCAGCCATAATTGGCTTCTTGTTTTTGATAGATTTTGAACTCTTGACTGGTAAAGGTCTTCTCAAGGGAACAGGCTTCTTGGACTTCCTCTATGCTGCTTCAAATGCTTTCAATTAA